In Chlorogloeopsis sp. ULAP01, the genomic window GAGCTTTAACGTAGGTGAGATCGTGTTCTGCTTTTGCTTGTTTAACAGCTGCAATCGCGCTTTTGAGTTCAGCTTGGGCGAGTTGCACATCTGTTGGGCGCACCTCTTTAATACTTCCCAGCTTGGCTCTTGCTTCGCTGAGTTGTTCTTCTAGAGTGTCTACTGTACGGTTGAGGGTTGCTTTAGCTTCAACAAGCTGCTGTTGTAAAGTTTGGTACTGTAGAGCTTTACTAGCGGCAGTAGAAGCGGAAACAGCACCTTCTTGGTATAGCTGCTGATATCGACTATTCTCTGTTTGGGCATTGTCAGCCTGAGCTTGTAAACTGGCGATCGCTGCTTTTTGTGCAGTAACTTCCCCTCGTAACTGCGATTCAATTCGGGCGATCGTTGCTTTTTGGGCATCAATATCTCCTGTTTTTGCCCCAGCTTTTACTTGTGCTAATTTAGCTTGAGCAACCTCAACGTTACTTTGAGCCTGCTGTACATTTGCTAAAGAGCGAGCATACCCTTCTAGTAATGCGATTACCTGCCCTGCCCTAATCTGTTCACCTTCTTTTACCAACAGCTTTTCTACTCGCACACCAGTTAGCGAACTGGGAGCAGACAACTGAGTCACTTCACCTTCAGGTACTATACGCCCCAAAGCAGTAACAGCAACTCTTGCGGGTGCAGCTTTAACGGGCTTCTGTGGTTGGGTTTGCACATTGGAACGAAATAGTAACAAACTAAAGAAAGATACTAACCCTGTAGTTAAAGCTATAAAAGCTGCCAAAAAAAGTGGCCACCTACCCGCAGGTTTTACAAACAGAAAACTTTTCTTGTCTGCTGACATATTTTCATCCTAATTTAGTATTAGTTTTTGGATGTTAATTGCTAATTACTAATAGCTAATAGCTAATAGTTAATTGTTCCTTGCTATTAGCGATTAACCATTAACAATTACAAGAGAAATACGTGATTTACCTATCTCTCTTTTGTCATTTTGATTGCAAAAAAATATTTCAGCTTTCAATTTTGTCATTGTGAAAATAGCAAATCTGACAAAAGTTTTGATTGCAATAAGTAATGGTAATTAACCTAATTCTACTTTTGCTTGCTTATAATGTTTCCATGGGTAGTTACACCCGTTCAAATACCTTTAAATATTGTAGCCACTGATTAGCAGATGGCAGTAGGGTAAATGCCTACTATATCTAGTTTTTGGGAATAAGCATTTTATGCTTAATTATGCCTATCTACTTGCCAATAATCCTAAATCC contains:
- a CDS encoding ABC exporter membrane fusion protein, with translation MSADKKSFLFVKPAGRWPLFLAAFIALTTGLVSFFSLLLFRSNVQTQPQKPVKAAPARVAVTALGRIVPEGEVTQLSAPSSLTGVRVEKLLVKEGEQIRAGQVIALLEGYARSLANVQQAQSNVEVAQAKLAQVKAGAKTGDIDAQKATIARIESQLRGEVTAQKAAIASLQAQADNAQTENSRYQQLYQEGAVSASTAASKALQYQTLQQQLVEAKATLNRTVDTLEEQLSEARAKLGSIKEVRPTDVQLAQAELKSAIAAVKQAKAEHDLTYVKAPIDGKVLKTHTKSGEVVATAGIIEIGKTSQMSVIAEVYQTDIQKVRPGQKVVITSTAFPKKLQGTVSKIGLLVDRQSILSINPGADTDRRVIQVKIRIDNPADSELVAGLTNLQVDVAIQI